Proteins from a single region of bacterium:
- a CDS encoding septum formation initiator family protein produces the protein MNVKKVIIILFLIVSIYVLVFSPCGLVKIISIRLNIWKVQDEINILKAKEIVLERETKLLESDPEYIKRAIREKLGIE, from the coding sequence ATGAATGTGAAAAAGGTGATTATCATCCTATTTTTGATTGTATCTATTTATGTGCTTGTATTCAGCCCATGTGGGCTTGTAAAGATAATCTCAATTAGGCTCAATATTTGGAAGGTGCAAGATGAGATAAACATACTCAAGGCTAAAGAAATTGTACTTGAACGTGAGACTAAATTGCTTGAGAGTGATCCAGAATATATAAAGAGAGCCATTCGTGAGAAATTGGGTATAGAATGA
- the coaD gene encoding pantetheine-phosphate adenylyltransferase, whose protein sequence is MSKRAVYPGTFDPITNGHLDIIKRALNLFKSVIVLVVEHSEKSPMFSVKERVRFVREVTKIYKGVEVDSFDGLLVDYIKNKGAKVIIRGLRAISDFDYEFQLTQLNRKLCPEIETIFIMPGEEHFFLSSSMVKEIASHGGDVTQFVPKIVADALKKNTRINTDRSKTRIDTDKRSNV, encoded by the coding sequence ATGAGTAAACGAGCAGTATATCCTGGCACTTTTGACCCCATTACTAATGGGCATCTTGATATAATCAAGAGGGCACTTAATTTGTTTAAGTCTGTGATTGTTCTTGTAGTAGAGCATAGTGAAAAATCGCCAATGTTTAGTGTTAAAGAAAGGGTTAGATTTGTGCGTGAGGTTACAAAGATATATAAAGGGGTTGAGGTTGATTCATTTGATGGTTTACTTGTTGATTATATAAAAAACAAGGGAGCAAAAGTAATAATAAGGGGACTACGTGCTATATCAGATTTTGACTACGAGTTCCAGCTTACCCAACTAAATCGTAAGCTTTGTCCTGAAATAGAGACTATATTCATTATGCCGGGTGAAGAGCATTTCTTCTTATCATCAAGTATGGTAAAAGAAATTGCCTCGCATGGCGGCGATGTAACTCAATTTGTGCCTAAAATAGTAGCTGATGCATTAAAGAAGAACACCAGGATAAACACAGATAGAAGTAAAACACGAATAGACACGGATAAACGGAGTAATGTATGA
- a CDS encoding PHP domain-containing protein: MKLVDLHIHTIFSDGTLSPHEVVRLAASKGLSAIAITDHDELSGLPDATEAGNQFGISIISGVELSGRLKDKSVHILGYFVDKENRELINFIQSMKQSRFDRAEKIVEKLNEHGIYITIDDIKIRSGLGGIGRLHIAETLMDAGVVKDTHEAFSKYIGYGKSCYVSKSNISTKFVIELIIKAGGIPVIAHPSLHDTEDLISELINEGIMGIEVWYPTHSESQVKKYLEIAKKYRLVPTGGSDSHGTRPGYPGIGEFTIPYDVLDRLIEAKNRI; encoded by the coding sequence ATGAAATTAGTTGACCTCCATATTCATACCATATTTTCGGATGGTACACTTTCACCTCATGAAGTAGTGAGGCTTGCTGCTTCAAAAGGACTCTCTGCTATAGCTATAACTGACCATGATGAACTTAGCGGTCTACCTGATGCAACTGAGGCGGGTAACCAATTTGGGATTAGCATAATTTCAGGAGTTGAGCTTTCAGGTAGGCTAAAAGATAAAAGTGTGCACATACTTGGCTATTTTGTGGACAAAGAAAACCGAGAGTTAATTAATTTCATACAGTCTATGAAACAATCAAGATTTGACAGGGCAGAAAAAATTGTTGAAAAACTAAATGAGCATGGTATTTATATAACGATTGATGATATAAAAATACGCTCCGGGTTAGGTGGCATTGGCAGACTCCATATAGCAGAGACACTTATGGATGCCGGTGTAGTGAAAGACACACATGAGGCATTCTCAAAGTATATAGGTTATGGTAAGTCTTGCTATGTCTCAAAGTCAAATATATCTACTAAATTCGTTATAGAGCTTATCATTAAGGCGGGTGGAATCCCTGTTATTGCACACCCGTCATTACATGATACAGAAGATTTAATATCAGAACTTATAAACGAAGGGATTATGGGAATTGAAGTTTGGTATCCAACACATTCTGAATCACAAGTTAAGAAGTATCTTGAGATAGCTAAAAAGTATAGACTTGTACCTACCGGTGGTTCAGACTCACATGGGACACGACCAGGATACCCGGGAATTGGCGAGTTTACTATACCTTATGATGTTTTAGATAGGTTAATAGAAGCTAAAAATAGGATATAG
- a CDS encoding HypC/HybG/HupF family hydrogenase formation chaperone — protein sequence MCLGIPVQVIEIKENSMAIAEIGGVRREICIALVPGVKIGDWVILHAGFAIQILDEKEAKDTLKLLKEISLLS from the coding sequence ATGTGCTTAGGAATTCCGGTTCAGGTAATAGAAATTAAAGAAAATAGTATGGCGATAGCTGAAATAGGTGGAGTGAGACGTGAAATTTGTATCGCTCTTGTGCCAGGAGTAAAGATTGGTGACTGGGTCATCCTGCACGCCGGGTTTGCTATTCAGATACTTGATGAAAAAGAAGCTAAAGACACCCTTAAACTCCTTAAAGAAATAAGTTTATTGAGTTAA
- a CDS encoding mechanosensitive ion channel family protein, which yields MLTNWLLPTVLLGVWIAILFVVIPVVVKLLRTTAKKTHSIFDDIIVNSISAPLILILLALGIKLWIDAVNLPTKVNKYTQITAICIFVFGIILFLDRLFVNWIRVYSKRIEFIKTAGTVLKTIFRVVMLAIIGLIILNSFGISITPLIASLGVASLAIALALQDTLSNLFSGIHILIDKPVSVGNYIKLESGEEGYVTQIGWRSTRIRTLPNNEVIIPNLKLSNTQITNFYSPEPELAVLVDVGVSYDSDLDKVEKVTIDVAKQVLSEIPGGVPGFEPFIRYNTFADSSIKFTVVLRAKEYVARYLIIHEFIKRLRKRYRDEGIVIPFPIRTIEFKSGP from the coding sequence ATGTTAACTAATTGGTTATTACCAACTGTTTTGCTTGGTGTATGGATAGCAATACTCTTTGTTGTGATTCCAGTTGTAGTTAAGCTATTAAGGACAACAGCTAAGAAGACTCATAGTATATTTGATGATATAATAGTTAATTCTATCTCTGCACCCCTTATTCTAATCCTATTAGCACTCGGAATCAAGCTCTGGATAGATGCAGTCAATTTACCGACAAAGGTAAATAAATACACACAGATAACAGCAATCTGTATTTTTGTTTTTGGAATAATATTATTTCTTGATAGATTATTTGTCAACTGGATTAGGGTATACTCAAAACGTATAGAGTTTATAAAGACAGCAGGCACTGTACTAAAGACAATTTTCAGAGTTGTTATGTTAGCAATTATTGGCTTGATTATACTCAACTCATTTGGTATATCAATAACTCCTTTAATAGCTTCGTTAGGGGTAGCAAGTTTAGCTATTGCATTGGCACTGCAGGATACTTTATCAAACCTGTTTTCAGGGATTCATATTTTGATAGATAAGCCTGTCAGTGTCGGTAATTATATAAAGCTGGAATCAGGCGAAGAAGGCTATGTGACACAGATTGGCTGGCGTAGTACAAGGATTAGAACATTACCAAATAATGAAGTTATAATTCCAAATTTAAAACTCTCCAATACACAAATAACTAACTTCTATTCACCGGAACCAGAGTTAGCTGTACTTGTAGATGTGGGGGTGAGCTATGACTCTGACCTAGATAAGGTTGAGAAGGTAACTATTGATGTAGCTAAGCAGGTGTTATCTGAAATCCCTGGTGGTGTGCCAGGGTTTGAGCCGTTTATAAGATATAATACTTTTGCTGATTCCAGTATAAAATTTACTGTCGTCCTTCGTGCAAAAGAATATGTTGCACGATATCTTATAATTCATGAGTTTATAAAAAGGCTGCGTAAAAGATACAGAGATGAAGGTATTGTGATTCCGTTCCCAATAAGAACTATTGAATTTAAGTCGGGTCCATAG
- a CDS encoding N-acetylmuramoyl-L-alanine amidase, producing MSDKILLPNIYFRIAVALLIPLNIYSKSLTFEYNQDFYDINYQIIDGFNYFNLNDLQLAFGFNVSCDSIRHRWIVEYQGKKVVLIPDNPWITINSKLLNMPVAPKVAKDMLWLPIPVLNEVIGYFLSQNIHIEGDKLSTYRIGMRIEKIVIDPGHGGHDSGAVGHKGLKEKDVVLDIAKKVVKLIESELGITCIITRDIDTFISLLERTKIANQCKADLFLSIHCNYASSKERCGTEVYFLSPAKTTWERAVEARENASLKYELPEYRGEVEAILWDMAQTEFLKESNFLAGKLVSLISTSASTYNRGVKQANFFVLRGTYMPACLIEVAFISNTKGEENLRNEDFRAKIATGIVKGVQEFKKWYEEQMNY from the coding sequence GTGAGTGATAAGATACTACTCCCGAATATTTATTTCAGGATAGCAGTAGCTCTTTTAATTCCACTTAATATTTACTCTAAATCACTAACTTTTGAATATAATCAGGACTTCTATGATATTAACTATCAAATCATAGATGGATTTAATTATTTTAACCTAAATGATTTACAACTTGCATTTGGATTTAATGTTTCATGCGACTCAATCCGCCACAGGTGGATTGTTGAGTATCAAGGTAAAAAGGTCGTCCTTATTCCAGATAATCCATGGATTACAATAAATTCAAAGCTCCTAAATATGCCAGTGGCACCCAAAGTTGCAAAAGATATGCTTTGGCTTCCTATACCAGTTTTAAATGAGGTAATAGGGTATTTCTTATCTCAAAATATACACATAGAAGGTGATAAACTTAGTACTTACAGGATTGGGATGCGGATAGAAAAGATTGTGATAGACCCCGGGCACGGAGGTCATGACTCAGGTGCAGTTGGCCATAAGGGGCTAAAAGAAAAAGATGTAGTGCTTGATATTGCAAAAAAGGTAGTTAAACTTATTGAGTCAGAGCTTGGCATTACCTGTATCATTACAAGAGATATTGACACATTTATCTCACTTTTAGAGCGTACAAAGATTGCTAACCAGTGTAAGGCAGACTTATTTTTATCAATTCATTGTAATTATGCTTCGTCTAAAGAAAGATGTGGAACTGAGGTTTATTTCTTATCGCCTGCCAAGACTACATGGGAGAGGGCTGTAGAGGCAAGAGAGAATGCAAGTCTTAAGTATGAGCTACCAGAGTATAGAGGAGAAGTAGAAGCTATTTTATGGGATATGGCACAAACTGAATTTCTGAAGGAATCAAATTTTCTTGCAGGTAAGCTTGTGAGTCTTATTTCAACTTCTGCTTCTACATATAATAGGGGAGTGAAGCAGGCAAACTTTTTTGTCCTACGCGGGACTTATATGCCAGCTTGTTTGATAGAGGTTGCATTTATATCAAATACAAAAGGAGAGGAGAATTTAAGAAATGAAGATTTTCGTGCTAAAATTGCAACTGGAATTGTAAAAGGAGTGCAAGAATTTAAGAAATGGTATGAAGAGCAAATGAATTATTAA
- the smpB gene encoding SsrA-binding protein SmpB — protein MRIENRKARYEYNIIERYEAGVSLLGPEVKSIREGKVSLSDSFCKILGDEIFVIGLHIAHYESSRNSIDPKRNRKLLLHRDEINRIIGKVSEKGFTLIPLALYLNKRGKVKIELAICRGKKKYEKREAIKMRDLEREIRAQNI, from the coding sequence ATGAGGATTGAGAATAGGAAAGCAAGATATGAATATAATATTATTGAGCGCTATGAGGCAGGAGTCTCACTTCTTGGGCCTGAGGTCAAGTCTATAAGAGAAGGTAAAGTATCGCTATCAGACAGCTTTTGTAAGATTTTAGGTGATGAAATCTTTGTCATCGGTCTCCATATAGCACATTATGAGAGCTCAAGGAACTCAATTGACCCAAAGCGTAATAGAAAACTGCTACTACATAGGGATGAGATAAATCGTATCATTGGCAAAGTTTCTGAAAAGGGGTTTACTCTTATTCCACTCGCTTTGTATCTTAACAAGCGAGGTAAGGTAAAAATTGAGCTCGCAATCTGTCGTGGTAAAAAGAAATACGAGAAGCGTGAAGCTATTAAAATGAGAGACCTTGAAAGAGAAATAAGGGCTCAAAACATTTAG
- the amrB gene encoding AmmeMemoRadiSam system protein B — MNVREPAVAGQFYPGNPAVLKSSIQKFLKSVPEKIEAKIFGLIVPHAGYEFSGQTASYAFKQIEGKKYDTVIIIGPSHQFPFRGAAVYPTGSFKTPLGEVEIDSSLAEAIISQEVAPQSKYITGMIEPHQEEHSLEVELPFLQTVLKEFKIVPICMGDQSIGVCKILADAIVKSVTGKSVLIVASSDFYHGYDYDECKLSVKESTSLICEYDIEGFHKAFTERGAACGGGAIVTCMLAAQKLGAKEAMLLYSTNSGDVTGMMSGYVVGYASFMLINPKTAKLSKEDKDFLLKLARNSITRAVTGAPKEKINPPEFTSMREKRGCFVTIKRNNELRGCIGYILPAKPLYQTVAEMAVEAAMGDPRFTPVSPEELAELKIEISVLSPLQRVKSIDEIQVGRDGLYIKKGVYSGLLLPQVATEYKWDRDKFIEQTCWKAGLPSDAWKEAEIYRFQAEVFCEEPQNED; from the coding sequence ATGAATGTAAGAGAGCCGGCTGTTGCGGGTCAATTTTATCCGGGGAATCCAGCAGTGCTCAAAAGTTCAATTCAGAAATTCCTAAAAAGTGTGCCAGAAAAAATAGAGGCTAAAATCTTCGGCCTTATTGTGCCACATGCAGGCTATGAATTCTCAGGCCAGACAGCTTCTTATGCTTTTAAGCAAATTGAGGGTAAAAAATACGATACAGTGATAATTATTGGACCGTCACACCAGTTCCCATTTAGGGGAGCAGCTGTTTATCCGACAGGTTCATTTAAGACACCACTTGGTGAAGTTGAAATAGACTCTTCTCTTGCAGAAGCTATTATTTCACAAGAGGTAGCACCTCAAAGTAAATATATCACTGGTATGATAGAGCCACACCAGGAGGAGCATTCGTTAGAGGTAGAGTTACCTTTTCTTCAGACTGTACTTAAGGAGTTCAAGATTGTCCCAATCTGTATGGGTGACCAATCTATTGGAGTTTGTAAAATACTTGCTGATGCTATAGTTAAGTCAGTAACGGGAAAGAGTGTACTTATAGTTGCATCATCTGACTTTTATCATGGGTATGACTATGATGAGTGTAAACTAAGTGTTAAAGAGTCAACTTCTTTAATCTGTGAATATGACATTGAAGGGTTTCATAAAGCTTTTACTGAACGTGGTGCTGCTTGTGGTGGTGGTGCGATTGTCACCTGTATGCTTGCAGCACAGAAACTTGGTGCAAAAGAGGCGATGCTACTTTACTCAACAAATTCTGGTGATGTCACTGGTATGATGAGTGGCTATGTAGTTGGATATGCAAGTTTTATGCTTATTAATCCTAAAACAGCTAAGTTATCTAAAGAGGACAAAGATTTTCTACTTAAGCTGGCAAGAAATTCAATAACACGTGCAGTAACTGGTGCTCCAAAAGAAAAGATAAATCCGCCAGAGTTTACAAGCATGAGAGAGAAGAGAGGCTGTTTTGTGACAATCAAACGGAATAATGAGCTGCGTGGTTGTATTGGCTATATTTTACCGGCTAAACCACTTTATCAAACAGTGGCTGAGATGGCAGTAGAGGCTGCTATGGGGGATCCAAGGTTTACACCAGTGAGCCCGGAGGAGCTGGCAGAACTTAAAATTGAGATATCAGTGCTTAGCCCACTTCAACGTGTTAAATCTATAGATGAAATACAGGTAGGACGCGACGGTCTTTACATAAAGAAAGGTGTATATTCAGGCCTTTTGTTGCCACAGGTAGCTACAGAATATAAGTGGGATAGGGATAAGTTTATTGAACAAACTTGCTGGAAAGCAGGGTTACCTTCCGATGCCTGGAAGGAGGCTGAAATCTATCGGTTTCAGGCAGAAGTTTTTTGTGAAGAACCTCAAAATGAGGATTGA
- a CDS encoding UPF0164 family protein yields MLFLFCLLLGFGDVYLGEFMEIGVGARALGMGNAFVALADDPTAFYWNPAGLVRVKNRELFLMHSEDFEAGIVQTNTVAITYPAPSYTLGVALYWVGVPEIGITDSSEAGININEYVDVCDYVGYFSYAREFTKFKLGLNIKCIFRDWDIATAYGVGTDLGILSDFKGVTYGVNIVNLTGTEIFGSDTTLRDWISPLIKTGISAVHNFTVGKLNICLGFDTSPEKRVAEIVPLHTDTYIGFEYWWKQRLAVRLGWDKGIFSAGCGIVHRTIKLDYGVKFHPDLGLVKRISGSIIF; encoded by the coding sequence ATGTTATTTCTATTTTGTTTGTTGTTAGGTTTTGGTGATGTATATTTAGGCGAATTTATGGAAATAGGTGTCGGTGCAAGGGCTCTTGGAATGGGGAATGCATTTGTTGCACTTGCAGATGACCCGACTGCATTTTACTGGAATCCGGCAGGTCTTGTGAGAGTTAAAAATCGTGAACTGTTCCTGATGCATTCAGAAGATTTTGAGGCCGGGATAGTGCAAACTAATACAGTTGCTATCACTTATCCAGCTCCATCATACACATTAGGGGTAGCACTTTATTGGGTTGGGGTCCCTGAAATAGGAATTACAGACTCATCTGAGGCTGGCATAAATATTAATGAATATGTAGATGTATGTGATTATGTTGGATACTTTTCTTACGCACGCGAGTTTACAAAATTTAAGCTTGGTTTAAATATTAAATGCATATTTAGAGATTGGGATATAGCAACTGCGTATGGAGTGGGAACAGATTTAGGTATACTATCAGATTTTAAAGGTGTAACTTATGGAGTAAACATTGTCAACTTGACAGGGACAGAGATTTTTGGGTCAGACACTACTCTAAGAGATTGGATATCGCCACTTATAAAGACAGGAATATCAGCAGTCCATAATTTTACTGTTGGTAAGTTAAACATTTGTTTAGGATTTGATACAAGCCCAGAAAAAAGGGTGGCTGAGATTGTGCCACTACACACAGATACATACATTGGGTTTGAGTACTGGTGGAAACAAAGGTTAGCTGTTAGACTCGGTTGGGACAAAGGAATTTTTAGTGCCGGCTGTGGCATAGTTCATCGAACAATAAAGCTTGATTATGGAGTCAAGTTCCATCCGGACCTTGGCTTAGTCAAAAGAATTTCTGGTTCAATTATATTCTAA